A single window of Archangium gephyra DNA harbors:
- a CDS encoding lanthionine synthetase C family protein has translation MRWNPLLEGEERETALRLVAGIAEELSLPERLATPDPSFASGQAGMALLFSYLARAGARSHHLERMEHLLDSASEAVATQPLPPDLYQGFTGIAWTVEHLRGTAVEEEDPLTEIDEALSGLLRTRPWQYHYDLVSGLVGLGVYALERLPRPGARDCLEQLVARLAELAQPAAGGLRWWTPPALVPASMRGQFPEGAYNLGVAHGMPGVLWVLAGAAATGISTSQALELLRGGWSWLMAQRQPAASASRFPSWLSAHHQTWPNRPAWCYGDPGMALTLLQVARAVEEPGWEQEALALCREVAERSTDSAQVQDAGLCHGAAGLAHLHHRLFHATGEEVFARASRAWFRNTLSFHRPGEGLGGFLSHEVRPDLTREWRASPALLTGATGVALALLAAASPVEPAWDRMFLMSLPPSPSATP, from the coding sequence ATGAGATGGAATCCCCTGCTCGAGGGAGAGGAGCGCGAGACGGCCCTGCGTCTCGTCGCCGGTATCGCGGAGGAGCTCTCGCTGCCGGAGCGGCTCGCGACCCCCGACCCCTCCTTCGCCTCGGGACAGGCCGGCATGGCGCTGCTGTTCTCCTACCTCGCACGCGCGGGTGCGCGGTCCCACCACCTGGAGCGAATGGAGCACCTGCTCGACTCGGCCTCGGAAGCGGTGGCCACGCAGCCGCTGCCTCCTGACCTCTACCAGGGCTTCACCGGCATCGCCTGGACCGTCGAGCACCTGCGGGGCACGGCCGTCGAGGAGGAGGATCCGCTCACGGAGATCGACGAGGCCCTCTCCGGGCTGCTGCGGACCCGTCCCTGGCAGTACCACTATGATCTCGTGAGTGGCCTGGTGGGGCTGGGCGTCTACGCGCTGGAGCGGCTCCCCCGTCCAGGAGCCCGGGACTGCCTGGAGCAGCTCGTCGCCCGGCTCGCGGAGCTCGCCCAACCCGCCGCAGGAGGCCTGCGCTGGTGGACACCCCCGGCCCTCGTTCCAGCGTCGATGCGCGGGCAGTTCCCCGAGGGGGCGTACAACCTCGGCGTGGCCCACGGCATGCCGGGAGTGCTCTGGGTGCTCGCGGGGGCCGCCGCCACGGGCATCTCGACTTCCCAGGCGCTCGAGCTGCTGCGCGGAGGCTGGAGCTGGTTGATGGCACAGCGCCAGCCGGCCGCCAGCGCCTCGCGTTTTCCCTCGTGGCTCAGCGCCCACCACCAGACCTGGCCCAACCGCCCGGCGTGGTGCTACGGCGATCCCGGCATGGCGCTCACCCTGCTGCAGGTGGCCCGGGCCGTGGAGGAACCTGGCTGGGAGCAGGAGGCGCTGGCGCTCTGCCGTGAGGTGGCGGAGCGCTCGACGGACAGCGCGCAGGTCCAGGACGCGGGCCTGTGTCATGGCGCCGCCGGGCTGGCCCACCTCCACCACCGGCTCTTCCACGCCACCGGCGAGGAGGTTTTCGCACGGGCCTCGCGCGCCTGGTTCCGCAACACCCTGTCCTTCCACCGCCCGGGAGAGGGGCTGGGGGGCTTCCTCTCCCATGAAGTGCGGCCCGACCTCACGCGGGAGTGGCGCGCCTCCCCGGCGCTCCTCACGGGCGCCACCGGTGTCGCGCTGGCGCTGCTGGCCGCGGCCTCGCCGGTGGAGCCCGCGTGGGATCGGATGTTCCTCATGTCCCTTCCGCCCTCGCCCTCCGCCACGCCATGA
- a CDS encoding lantibiotic dehydratase yields MTAPNGFVPSGFFALRTPLLPFDELLAWSEGLSAREVSRQGDPARLEAALAADRALLRQRLQAALARPEVREALFLASPSLEESHDSWRKAPESERGQKVERALVRYWSRLAGRATPFGLFAGCSVGHLGAATRLVLAGRERYQRHARLDMDYVCTLAERLAALPELREELLYRPNSSLYRAGGRLRYAESRLQGRTRTYHLVAVEPTDYLEATLMRARSGASARTLARALADADPDVSLEEAEAYVGELISSQLLVPELTPAVTGPEPIHDLLAKLRPFNAAAGFHQRLEEARRVLEELKQQPPGVDPERYRALARGLEALPAPVELSRMFQVDMVKPAAELKLGPGPVEELTRAVRLLHRLHPAQEQLNLRTFREAFQQRYGEREVPLVEVLDEEAGIGFEQENVPGAEASPLLEGLTFPASSAEERVAWGVRQQYLQRRLVETLRTGARELVLDEQDLKALETRDAPPLPDAFAVMATLLAPSEEALGAGDFQVLVEAVVGPSGAKLLGRFCHADPELHRQVEAHLRAEEALRPEVLHAELVHQPEGRVGNILSRPVLRGHELVFLGRSGAEPERQIPITDLRVSIQGRRIVLRSASLGREVLPRLTNAHNFVQAHLRLYRFLATLQQQGSASGMKWRWGALETSPFLPRVVAGRLILQLARWRVPAASLEALGEVQGGARFQAVQRLRDALGLPRFVGVTDSDNVLPVDLDNVLSVETFVHLVKGREYVELVELPAEARCVQGPEGRFVNEVVVPFVRTERPAAPVPLARSAPLPRSFSPGSEWLYAKLYTGTATADRVLLEAMAPLMREALASGAADHGFFIRYGDPDWHVRLRLHGSPARLRGEVLGGLYETLAPLQHEGLVWRVQLDTYEREVERYGGPEAMPLAERLFHVDSEAVLELLELHSGDADARWRMSLLGVDALLGDLGMDLKAKRRVMGRLREGYGREFRVDVAFERQLGEKFRKHRQELEALLVSTSWEGLLAPAREVLRRRSERSAPWVGELRAREAEGRLNQGVEQLAESYVHMHVNRMLRTAARAQELVLYDLLHRLYESRAARQRRATV; encoded by the coding sequence ATGACCGCGCCCAACGGCTTCGTTCCCTCGGGCTTCTTCGCCCTCCGCACGCCCCTGTTGCCCTTCGATGAGCTGCTCGCGTGGAGCGAGGGGCTCTCGGCCCGCGAGGTCTCGCGACAGGGAGACCCGGCCCGGCTGGAAGCGGCGCTGGCCGCGGATCGCGCCCTGCTGCGCCAGCGGCTCCAGGCCGCGCTCGCCCGCCCCGAGGTTCGCGAGGCCCTCTTCCTCGCCTCGCCGTCGCTCGAGGAGAGTCACGACAGCTGGAGGAAGGCGCCCGAGAGCGAGCGCGGACAGAAGGTGGAACGCGCTCTCGTGCGCTACTGGTCCCGCCTCGCCGGACGCGCCACCCCGTTTGGCCTCTTCGCGGGTTGCTCCGTGGGCCACCTGGGCGCGGCCACCCGGCTCGTGCTGGCCGGGCGCGAGCGGTACCAGCGGCACGCGCGGCTGGACATGGATTACGTCTGCACGCTGGCGGAGCGGCTGGCCGCCCTCCCCGAGCTGCGCGAGGAGCTCCTCTACCGTCCCAACTCCAGCCTCTACCGGGCGGGGGGACGGCTGCGCTACGCCGAGTCCCGCCTCCAGGGCCGGACGCGCACGTACCACCTCGTGGCGGTGGAGCCCACGGACTATCTGGAGGCCACGCTGATGAGGGCCCGCTCCGGCGCGAGCGCGCGCACGCTGGCCCGGGCGCTGGCGGACGCGGACCCGGACGTGTCGCTGGAGGAGGCCGAGGCCTACGTTGGAGAGCTGATCTCCAGTCAGCTCCTCGTCCCGGAGCTGACGCCCGCGGTGACGGGCCCCGAGCCCATCCATGATCTGCTCGCGAAGCTGCGGCCCTTCAACGCGGCCGCCGGGTTCCACCAGCGGCTGGAGGAGGCGCGGCGGGTTCTCGAGGAGCTGAAGCAGCAGCCACCCGGAGTGGACCCCGAGCGCTACCGGGCGCTCGCGCGGGGGTTGGAGGCACTGCCCGCGCCGGTGGAGCTGTCGCGCATGTTCCAGGTGGACATGGTGAAGCCCGCCGCGGAGCTGAAGCTGGGCCCGGGGCCCGTGGAGGAGCTCACCCGCGCCGTCCGGCTGCTGCACCGCCTCCACCCGGCCCAGGAGCAACTCAACCTGCGCACCTTCCGGGAGGCCTTCCAGCAGCGGTACGGCGAGCGCGAGGTCCCCCTCGTCGAGGTGCTCGACGAGGAGGCGGGAATCGGCTTCGAGCAGGAGAACGTGCCTGGCGCGGAGGCCTCGCCCCTGTTGGAGGGGCTCACGTTCCCCGCCTCGAGCGCGGAGGAGCGCGTGGCCTGGGGAGTCCGGCAGCAGTACCTGCAGCGCCGGCTGGTGGAGACGCTGCGCACGGGCGCGCGGGAGCTGGTGCTGGACGAGCAGGACCTGAAGGCCCTGGAGACGCGGGACGCACCGCCCCTGCCGGATGCCTTCGCGGTCATGGCGACCCTGCTGGCGCCCTCGGAGGAGGCGCTCGGCGCCGGGGACTTCCAGGTGCTCGTCGAAGCGGTGGTGGGGCCCTCGGGAGCGAAACTGCTGGGCCGCTTCTGCCATGCGGACCCGGAGCTCCACCGGCAGGTGGAGGCACACCTGCGCGCCGAGGAGGCGCTCCGCCCGGAAGTGCTCCACGCGGAGCTCGTTCATCAGCCCGAGGGACGGGTGGGCAACATCCTGAGCCGGCCCGTGCTGCGCGGGCATGAGCTCGTCTTCCTGGGGCGCTCGGGCGCGGAGCCGGAGCGGCAGATTCCCATCACCGATCTGCGCGTCAGCATCCAGGGGCGCCGCATCGTCCTGCGCTCGGCGAGCCTGGGGCGGGAGGTGCTGCCGCGGCTGACGAACGCGCACAACTTCGTCCAGGCACACCTGCGGCTCTACCGCTTCCTGGCCACCCTCCAGCAACAGGGCTCGGCGTCGGGCATGAAGTGGAGGTGGGGCGCTCTGGAGACGAGCCCGTTCCTGCCTCGCGTCGTCGCCGGACGGCTCATCCTCCAGCTCGCCCGGTGGCGGGTGCCGGCGGCGTCGCTCGAGGCGCTCGGCGAGGTGCAAGGCGGCGCGCGCTTCCAGGCGGTGCAGCGGCTGCGCGACGCGCTGGGACTGCCGCGCTTCGTGGGGGTGACGGACTCGGACAACGTGCTGCCGGTGGACCTCGACAACGTGCTGAGCGTGGAGACCTTCGTCCACCTGGTGAAGGGGCGCGAATACGTGGAGCTCGTCGAGCTGCCCGCCGAGGCCCGCTGCGTGCAGGGCCCCGAGGGCCGCTTCGTCAACGAGGTGGTGGTGCCCTTCGTGCGCACGGAGCGCCCGGCGGCCCCCGTGCCCCTGGCGCGCTCCGCACCGCTGCCCCGCTCGTTCTCCCCCGGCTCCGAGTGGCTCTACGCGAAGCTCTACACGGGCACGGCCACGGCCGACCGCGTCCTGCTCGAGGCGATGGCGCCGCTGATGAGGGAGGCGCTGGCCTCGGGCGCGGCGGACCACGGGTTCTTCATCCGCTACGGGGACCCGGACTGGCACGTGCGCCTGCGCCTGCATGGGTCCCCCGCCCGGCTGCGGGGGGAGGTGCTCGGTGGGCTGTATGAGACGTTGGCCCCCTTGCAGCACGAGGGGCTGGTGTGGCGCGTGCAGTTGGACACGTACGAGCGCGAAGTGGAGCGCTACGGAGGGCCCGAGGCCATGCCGCTGGCCGAGCGCCTCTTCCACGTGGACAGCGAGGCGGTGCTGGAGTTGCTGGAACTGCACTCCGGCGACGCGGACGCACGCTGGCGCATGAGCCTGCTCGGCGTGGATGCGTTGCTCGGGGACCTGGGAATGGACCTGAAGGCGAAGCGCCGGGTGATGGGCCGGCTGCGCGAGGGCTACGGCCGGGAGTTCCGCGTGGACGTGGCGTTCGAGCGGCAGCTCGGCGAGAAGTTCCGCAAGCACCGGCAGGAGCTGGAGGCCCTGCTCGTGTCCACCTCATGGGAAGGCCTGCTCGCACCGGCACGGGAGGTGCTGCGGAGACGTTCGGAGCGGTCTGCCCCGTGGGTGGGCGAGCTGCGGGCCCGGGAGGCGGAAGGAAGGCTGAACCAGGGCGTGGAGCAGCTCGCCGAAAGCTACGTGCACATGCACGTCAACCGCATGCTGCGCACGGCCGCGCGGGCCCAGGAGCTCGTCCTCTACGATCTGCTCCACCGGCTCTACGAGTCCCGGGCCGCACGCCAGCGCCGCGCTACGGTGTGA
- a CDS encoding type II toxin-antitoxin system RelE/ParE family toxin — protein sequence MALVVYASRALADFERIVDFVAEHSPELTEVTVARISEAMSVLGRHPLIGRPAEQGLRELVISRGRTGYIALYRFLKAEDTVLVLALRHQREVGYVDVDE from the coding sequence ATGGCGCTAGTAGTCTATGCCTCCAGGGCGTTGGCCGACTTCGAGCGGATCGTCGACTTCGTCGCCGAGCATTCGCCTGAGCTGACGGAGGTCACAGTCGCGCGGATCAGCGAGGCCATGTCCGTTCTAGGGAGGCATCCGCTGATCGGACGCCCCGCCGAGCAAGGGCTGCGCGAGCTGGTCATCTCTCGGGGTCGCACGGGATACATCGCGCTCTACCGCTTCCTGAAAGCGGAGGACACCGTGTTGGTGCTCGCCCTGCGGCATCAGCGAGAGGTGGGTTACGTCGATGTGGACGAGTGA
- a CDS encoding right-handed parallel beta-helix repeat-containing protein has product MRKTPAALLAACSLGLGLWACGGSGGLDSDGQPGMPDNAPRLNAPSATTRPGEPAPIGAQPVANTPVADMPSHEGHSPIAEPSPQPALAEPQALPATPRFTREWVVSASGSDSGDGSAAQPFRSIAKAISVAGPGEVVRVLAGTYAERVVIGDNAKAGSEGAPITLQGEGKPRIVPGSGSGALVQVRRPYWIVDGFELDVQRQPFYAVTFQGNVKGSTLANSELHHGTHGAAVTTYDSATGAVIENNHIHGFVKSSGNQDSHGVVVQPTSRDITVRNNDIHDNSGDSVQCLGPEGFSSLPPADGLLIENNHFYANRENAVDIKTCHTVTIRHNKMHGFKPSSTAKGDAVVVHYSARDVVIEDNEVYDSGKGISVGGNHEGPVPRGVVVRRNRLHDITKQGGGEGTAIRLENSEGTVLVNNTVTRADTALILGHGTGGATSNLQVENNLIAESGVAVSLGSQRPGLKMGHNLFPAGAQFQANGKAVDLVGFQQAAGDSTSTAGNAGAAPPAFGPDAVAVDRGANVGLPFCGGAPDIGAVETGC; this is encoded by the coding sequence ATGAGGAAGACTCCAGCGGCCCTCCTGGCCGCTTGCTCGCTGGGCCTGGGCCTGTGGGCCTGTGGCGGGAGTGGGGGACTCGATTCCGACGGGCAGCCCGGCATGCCGGACAACGCCCCTCGCCTCAACGCGCCCTCGGCCACGACCCGGCCGGGCGAGCCCGCGCCCATTGGCGCGCAGCCCGTGGCGAACACGCCCGTGGCGGACATGCCCTCGCACGAGGGGCACTCGCCCATCGCCGAGCCCTCGCCGCAGCCCGCCCTCGCCGAGCCCCAGGCGCTGCCCGCCACGCCGCGCTTCACCCGGGAGTGGGTGGTGAGCGCCTCCGGGAGCGACTCGGGTGACGGGAGCGCGGCCCAGCCGTTCCGCTCCATCGCCAAGGCCATCTCCGTGGCCGGGCCGGGCGAGGTCGTCCGCGTGCTCGCGGGCACCTACGCCGAGCGTGTCGTCATCGGCGACAACGCCAAGGCCGGCTCCGAGGGCGCGCCCATCACCCTTCAGGGCGAGGGCAAGCCGCGCATCGTCCCGGGCTCCGGCTCCGGGGCGCTCGTGCAGGTGCGGCGGCCGTACTGGATCGTCGATGGCTTCGAGCTGGACGTGCAGCGGCAGCCCTTCTACGCGGTGACCTTCCAGGGGAACGTGAAGGGCTCGACGCTGGCCAACTCGGAGCTGCACCACGGCACGCATGGGGCCGCCGTCACCACGTATGACAGCGCGACGGGCGCGGTCATCGAGAACAACCATATCCACGGCTTCGTGAAGAGCTCGGGCAACCAGGACTCACACGGCGTGGTGGTGCAGCCGACGTCGCGCGACATCACGGTGCGCAACAACGACATCCACGACAACTCGGGTGACTCGGTGCAGTGCCTGGGGCCCGAGGGCTTCAGCTCGCTGCCGCCCGCGGATGGGCTGCTCATCGAGAACAACCACTTCTACGCCAACCGCGAGAACGCGGTGGACATCAAGACGTGCCACACCGTCACCATCCGCCACAACAAGATGCACGGCTTCAAGCCGAGCTCCACGGCGAAGGGGGACGCGGTGGTGGTGCACTACTCGGCGCGGGACGTGGTCATCGAGGACAACGAGGTCTACGACTCGGGCAAGGGCATCTCGGTGGGAGGCAACCACGAGGGTCCGGTGCCGCGCGGCGTGGTGGTGCGGCGCAACCGCCTCCACGACATCACGAAGCAGGGCGGTGGCGAGGGGACGGCCATCCGGCTGGAGAACTCGGAGGGCACGGTGCTGGTGAACAATACGGTGACGCGCGCGGACACGGCGCTCATCCTTGGCCATGGGACGGGCGGCGCCACGAGCAACCTCCAGGTGGAGAACAACCTCATCGCGGAGTCGGGCGTGGCGGTGAGCCTGGGCAGCCAGCGGCCGGGCCTGAAGATGGGGCACAACCTGTTCCCCGCGGGCGCGCAGTTCCAGGCCAACGGCAAGGCGGTGGACCTGGTGGGCTTCCAGCAGGCGGCGGGGGACAGCACGTCCACCGCGGGCAACGCGGGCGCGGCGCCGCCGGCCTTCGGACCGGACGCGGTGGCCGTGGATCGGGGTGCCAACGTGGGGCTGCCCTTCTGCGGCGGGGCTCCGGACATCGGCGCAGTGGAGACGGGCTGCTAG
- a CDS encoding SpoIID/LytB domain-containing protein — MLKAVLPLLALLLVTCAAPRQPASAPAPEVLRSESSSRARRAAPAPPAKASVPVLEAPPPGELPGPDSLKRLDFRGGEPQVPIGLMQGRREVRFSPKGRMRLRFGGEAERMLEAPAGSAWTVRVTDGTPAELSVRVQLEELPFADKEGLAEVQARWQARGVAVRAHVLGVLYGIAGKVIDNRRYLLLLEEELTPKQATDRQAELLRQFGVRTTLFEEVRAPARAILEMRDEAGNVVGLAQDSLYAETLDGAGFDVRQVEHDVGYDNHGFEDRSFRGTLQLSVDRHGTLAVVNVVKLEELLKGLVPSEIYARAHPEALKAQAVTARGEVLAKVGIKHLADPYLLCSEQHCAVYRGRTGEAASTSAAVEATRGQGLFSSDGKLVDSVYSAMCGGHTEDNDVVWGGPPNPSLRGRPDLIGPAEGLPTPATLAEYLQAELPAACRLSTFARAGKYRWEKRFTVEQVNALTTHLEVGPVHALSLGERGVSGRARTLTVAGEKGVTQVRGELNIRRLFGMLNSAMALVEEERDGEGHLTGWRFRGGGWGHGVGMCQTGAIGRAEAGHRYQDILRFYFNGAEVAPIY; from the coding sequence TTGCTCAAAGCCGTTCTCCCACTCCTCGCGCTGCTCCTCGTCACCTGCGCCGCTCCGCGCCAGCCCGCGTCCGCGCCGGCTCCGGAGGTCCTGCGCTCCGAGTCCTCCTCCCGCGCGCGCCGCGCCGCGCCAGCGCCCCCGGCCAAGGCCTCCGTTCCCGTCCTGGAGGCGCCGCCTCCCGGGGAGCTGCCCGGGCCGGACAGCCTCAAGCGGCTGGACTTCCGGGGCGGTGAGCCGCAGGTCCCCATCGGGTTGATGCAGGGCCGCCGCGAGGTGCGCTTCTCCCCCAAGGGACGCATGCGGCTGCGCTTCGGCGGGGAAGCGGAGCGGATGCTGGAGGCCCCGGCGGGCTCGGCGTGGACGGTGCGCGTCACCGACGGCACGCCCGCGGAGCTGTCCGTGCGCGTCCAGCTCGAGGAGCTTCCCTTCGCCGACAAGGAGGGCCTCGCCGAGGTACAGGCCCGGTGGCAGGCCCGGGGCGTGGCGGTGCGCGCGCACGTGCTCGGCGTGCTCTACGGCATCGCCGGAAAGGTCATCGACAACCGGCGCTACCTGCTGCTGCTGGAGGAGGAGCTCACCCCCAAGCAGGCCACGGATCGCCAGGCGGAGCTGCTGCGCCAGTTCGGCGTGCGCACCACCCTCTTCGAGGAGGTCCGCGCCCCCGCGCGCGCCATCCTCGAGATGCGGGACGAGGCGGGCAACGTGGTGGGGCTCGCGCAGGACAGCCTCTACGCGGAGACGCTGGACGGCGCCGGCTTCGACGTGCGGCAGGTGGAGCACGACGTCGGCTACGACAACCACGGCTTCGAGGACCGGAGCTTCCGCGGCACGCTGCAGCTCTCCGTGGATCGCCACGGGACGTTGGCGGTGGTGAACGTGGTGAAGCTGGAGGAGCTGCTCAAGGGGCTGGTGCCCTCGGAGATCTACGCCCGCGCGCACCCGGAGGCCCTCAAGGCGCAGGCGGTGACGGCGCGCGGCGAGGTGCTGGCGAAGGTGGGCATCAAGCACCTGGCGGATCCCTACCTCCTGTGCTCCGAGCAGCACTGCGCGGTGTACCGGGGCCGTACGGGCGAGGCGGCGAGCACCAGCGCGGCGGTGGAGGCCACGCGAGGCCAGGGGCTCTTCTCCTCGGACGGCAAGCTGGTGGATTCGGTGTACAGCGCCATGTGCGGAGGCCACACGGAGGACAACGACGTCGTCTGGGGAGGTCCGCCCAACCCGAGCCTGCGCGGCCGGCCGGATCTGATCGGCCCGGCGGAGGGACTGCCCACGCCCGCGACGCTGGCGGAGTACCTCCAGGCGGAGCTGCCCGCGGCATGCCGCCTCTCCACCTTCGCGCGGGCGGGCAAGTACCGCTGGGAGAAGCGCTTCACGGTGGAGCAGGTGAACGCGCTCACCACGCACCTCGAGGTGGGACCGGTGCACGCGTTGAGCCTGGGCGAGCGCGGAGTGTCCGGCCGGGCCCGCACCCTCACCGTGGCGGGCGAGAAGGGCGTCACCCAGGTGCGGGGCGAGCTGAACATCCGCCGGCTCTTCGGGATGTTGAACAGCGCCATGGCCCTGGTGGAGGAGGAGCGGGATGGGGAGGGCCACCTCACCGGTTGGCGCTTCCGCGGCGGCGGCTGGGGCCACGGGGTGGGCATGTGCCAGACGGGCGCCATCGGACGGGCGGAGGCCGGGCACCGCTACCAGGACATCCTTCGTTTCTACTTCAACGGTGCCGAGGTCGCCCCCATCTACTAA
- a CDS encoding energy transducer TonB family protein: MSTGPSVPEQTSRRRRRREHPARYLIALVLALLAHGAFVGLLALMAHLQLNLPPEPKPPKPASAVVMRPLSSQEWARNRGPQAPNNRVPPLSRQPDEKKPEKKPEEMPKGQVVDVAPGNQQEAPDARYLAEHNNKVEKETRAKEQTPFYRNAMPRTTARESRQGSGASDEKAPQIAGNNGLGADERPMKEGGKKSAFELPDAKKKQEIALKQDPTASGPGMEVNNRDESDELAGNSKRLRIQEGSGEGEEGSHGRLGSPGLARLMPSQAVMDQIIGGAPNDHLQDADEGDGTYLNTREWKYASFFNRVKQSVGTQWDPNSALMRRDPTGQTYSGKDRYTLVNVTLDENGRVANITIEKSCGLDFLDLAAVESFKKAQPFPNPPPGLLEDDSKVRFKFGFFMEMGGGPRMRLFRQPN, encoded by the coding sequence GTGTCGACGGGTCCTTCGGTTCCAGAGCAGACGTCCAGGCGGAGGCGCAGGCGGGAACACCCCGCTCGCTACCTCATTGCCCTCGTGCTGGCGCTGCTGGCGCACGGTGCCTTCGTCGGCCTGTTGGCGCTGATGGCCCACCTCCAGCTCAACCTGCCGCCCGAGCCCAAGCCCCCCAAGCCGGCGAGCGCCGTCGTCATGCGCCCCCTGAGTTCCCAGGAGTGGGCGAGGAACCGTGGCCCGCAGGCGCCCAACAACCGGGTTCCCCCGCTCAGCCGTCAGCCTGACGAGAAGAAGCCGGAGAAGAAGCCCGAGGAGATGCCCAAGGGCCAGGTGGTGGACGTGGCCCCGGGCAACCAGCAGGAAGCGCCGGACGCCAGGTACCTCGCCGAGCACAACAACAAGGTGGAGAAGGAGACGCGCGCCAAGGAGCAGACGCCCTTCTACCGCAACGCCATGCCGCGGACGACGGCGCGCGAGTCCCGCCAGGGCTCGGGCGCCAGCGACGAGAAGGCGCCTCAGATCGCCGGCAACAACGGCCTGGGCGCCGACGAGCGGCCCATGAAGGAGGGCGGCAAGAAGTCCGCCTTCGAGCTGCCCGACGCCAAGAAGAAGCAGGAGATCGCCCTCAAGCAGGATCCCACCGCGTCCGGCCCGGGCATGGAGGTGAACAACCGCGACGAGAGCGACGAGCTCGCCGGCAACTCCAAGCGGCTGCGCATCCAGGAGGGCTCCGGCGAGGGCGAGGAAGGCTCCCATGGCCGCCTGGGCTCTCCGGGGCTGGCCCGGCTGATGCCCTCGCAGGCGGTGATGGATCAGATCATCGGAGGGGCCCCCAATGATCACCTCCAGGACGCCGACGAGGGAGACGGCACCTACCTCAATACCCGCGAGTGGAAGTACGCCAGCTTCTTCAACCGGGTGAAGCAGAGCGTGGGCACGCAGTGGGATCCCAACTCGGCGCTGATGCGGCGCGATCCGACGGGGCAGACCTACAGCGGCAAGGATCGCTACACCCTCGTCAACGTCACCCTGGACGAGAACGGACGGGTGGCCAACATCACCATCGAGAAGAGCTGCGGGCTGGACTTCCTGGATCTGGCGGCCGTGGAGTCCTTCAAGAAGGCCCAGCCCTTCCCCAATCCGCCGCCGGGCCTGCTGGAGGATGACTCCAAGGTGCGCTTCAAGTTCGGCTTCTTCATGGAGATGGGCGGCGGGCCCCGGATGCGGCTCTTCCGTCAGCCCAACTGA
- a CDS encoding cation diffusion facilitator family transporter: MRRVDASSQIERNRKVRTVLAIILLANWAVAVAKIVFGWMSNSAAVTADGVHSFIDGGSNVLGLVAMSVASRPADDDHPYGHGKFEALASLGIGMMIGIAMLELGRMALDSLLHDRHPVVTPMMAVVMVGTLLVNLAVTTIERRQGEKLQSPLLLADARHTLSDVGVTLAVLGSMGLVWLGFPKADGIVTLGVLVVVARVAWGIVKQAVGILSDTARLDPQKVMNLTLQVPGVRSCRDVRSRGMEGTVYVDLKIEVDPQLTTAQAHELADAVEARLQAEFPEVVDVVVHVEPALLPSSRAQLSTR; encoded by the coding sequence GTGCGCCGCGTGGATGCCTCCTCGCAGATCGAGCGCAACCGGAAGGTGCGCACCGTGCTCGCCATCATCCTCCTGGCCAACTGGGCCGTGGCGGTGGCGAAGATTGTCTTCGGGTGGATGAGCAACTCGGCCGCGGTGACCGCGGACGGCGTGCACTCCTTCATCGACGGAGGCTCCAACGTGCTCGGCCTGGTGGCCATGTCCGTGGCCTCCCGTCCCGCGGACGACGACCACCCCTACGGCCACGGCAAGTTCGAGGCGCTGGCCTCGCTGGGCATCGGGATGATGATCGGCATCGCCATGCTGGAGCTGGGGCGCATGGCGCTCGACTCGCTGCTGCACGACCGCCACCCCGTGGTGACGCCGATGATGGCGGTGGTGATGGTGGGCACGTTGCTGGTCAACCTGGCTGTCACCACCATCGAGCGCAGGCAGGGCGAGAAGCTGCAGAGCCCGCTGCTGCTGGCGGACGCGCGGCACACCCTGTCGGACGTGGGCGTGACGCTGGCGGTGCTGGGCTCCATGGGGCTGGTGTGGCTGGGCTTCCCCAAGGCGGACGGCATCGTCACGCTGGGCGTGCTGGTGGTGGTCGCCCGGGTGGCGTGGGGCATCGTCAAGCAGGCGGTGGGCATCCTCTCGGACACGGCGCGGTTGGATCCCCAGAAGGTGATGAACCTCACCCTCCAGGTGCCAGGCGTGCGCTCGTGCCGCGACGTGCGCAGCCGGGGAATGGAGGGGACGGTGTACGTGGACCTGAAGATCGAGGTGGATCCCCAGCTCACCACCGCCCAGGCCCACGAGCTGGCCGACGCCGTGGAGGCCCGGCTGCAGGCGGAGTTCCCCGAGGTGGTGGACGTGGTGGTGCACGTGGAGCCGGCGCTGCTCCCCTCCTCCCGGGCCCAGCTCTCCACCCGGTGA